A DNA window from Bos javanicus breed banteng chromosome 10, ARS-OSU_banteng_1.0, whole genome shotgun sequence contains the following coding sequences:
- the LOC133255207 gene encoding olfactory receptor 4F21-like → MDGPNDSVVSEFVLLGLSGSYETKVFLTLIFSWIYLGIILGNLFILLLVIFNSHLHSPMYFLLANLSFIDMGVASTTVPKMITDLLNEYKIISFQGCMVQICFIHIMGGVEMVLLIAMAFDRYTAICKPLYYLNIMNPKICVSFVITGWVIGVTHAMSQFAFIINLPFCGPNKVDSFYCDFPRIIKLACTDGAKFEFIVAANSGFMSMGTFFLLILSYIFILVTVWKRSSGDLSKAFVTLSAHITVVVLFFTPCMFLYVWPFPRSSIDKYLFIADFALTPVLNPIIYTLRNKEIKVAIKRLIKRHYVKFC, encoded by the coding sequence ATGGATGGACCAAATGATTCTGTGGTTTCTGAGTTTGTGTTGCTTGGACTCTCTGGTTCTTATGAAACAAAAGTTTTTCTCACGTTGATATTCTCCTGGATTTATTTAGGGATCATCCTGGGAAAtctcttcattttgcttttagtaatttttaattcTCACTTACATTCTCCTATGTACTTCTTATTAGCAAACTTGTCCTTCATTGATATGGGGGTTGCTTCTACCACAGTCCCCAAGATGATTACAGACCTTTTAAATGAATACAAGATAATTTCTTTCCAAGGTTGTATGGTACAAATATGCTTCATCCACATAATGGGAGGAGTGGAGATGGTGTTACTCATAGCCATGGCATTTGACAGGTACACAGCAATCTGCAAGCCTCTTTACTATTTGAACATCATGAACCCTAAAATATGTGTTTCATTTGTAATCACTGGCTGGGTAATTGGGGTGACTCATGCTATGTCTCAATTTGCTTTCATTATAAACTTGCCCTTTTGTGGTCCTAACAAAGTAGACAGCTTTTATTGTGACTTTCCCAGAATCATAAAACTTGCATGCACGGATGGAGCCAAATTTGAGTTTATTGTTGCTGCCAACAGTGGCTTCATGAGCATGGGCACCTTCTTCCTGCTAATCCTCTCCTACATCTTCATTTTGGTCACTGTCTGGAAACGTTCTTCAGGAGACTTATCCAAGGCATTTGTCACTTTGTCAGCTCACATCACTGTGGTGGTTCTTTTCTTCACTCCATGCATGTTTCTTTATGTTTGGCCTTTCCCCAGATCATCAATTGATAAATACCTCTTCATTGCTGACTTTGCTCTCACCCCTGTCTTAAATCCCATTATATATACATTAAGGAACAAAGAGATAAAGGTAGCCATAAAAAGATTGATCAAAAGACATTATGTCAAATTTTGCTGA
- the LOC133255397 gene encoding olfactory receptor 4K14-like, whose amino-acid sequence MEEANQSVVSEFVFRGLCDSRELQKFLFLPFSALYLMTVLGNLFIAFLIITDSHLHSPMYFLLANLSFVDFCLSSVTTPKLITDFLKDNKTISFGGCMSQILFIHFLAGDEMVLLVTMAYDRCVAICKPLHYSRIMDRQKCIWLALISWIIGFVHAISQLAMILDLPFCGPRIVDSFFCDIPEVIKLACMDTHTLRILINADSGVLAVTCFILLLISYTYILVTIHLHAKDGSSKALSTCTSHITVVVLFFGPCIFIYFWPLSITWVDKVLSVFYTVITPLLNPAIYTLRNKEIKNAVKRLISQHKNTKYNF is encoded by the coding sequence ATGGAAGAAGCAAACCAGTCCGTGGTATCTGAGTTCGTTTTTCGTGGACTCTGTGATTCAAGGGAGCTCCAGAAATTCCTCTTCCTGCCATTTTCTGCACTCTACCTGATGACCGTCCTGGGCAACCTTTTCATTGCATTCTTAATCATCACTGACTCCCATCTCCATTCCCCAATGTACTTCCTCTTAGCCAATCTCTCATTTGTTGACTTCTGCCTTTCCTCAGTCACCACTCCTAAACTGATCACAGACTTCCTAAAGGATAATAAAACCATCTCCTTTGGGGGCTGCATGAGTCAGATCCTCTTTATACATTTTCttgcaggagatgagatggtaCTGCTTGTGACAATGGCCTATGACCGTTGtgtagccatctgcaagccacTCCATTACTCCAGAATTATGGACAGACAAAAGTGCATCTGGCTAGCTCTGATATCATGGATCATTGGCTTTGTACATGCCATAAGTCAACTAGCTATGATTTTAGATCTTCCCTTCTGTGGACCCAGAATAGTGGACAGCTTTTTCTGTGATATTCCCGAAGTGATCAAACTAGCCTGCATGGATACCCATACTCTGAGAATATTGATAAATGCTGACAGTGGTGTCTTGGCTGTAACTTGCTTCATTCTCTTGCTGATCTCTTACACCTACATCCTGGTAACTATTCACCTTCATGCCAAGGATGGGTCATCAAAGGCACTCTCTACCTGTACTTCCCACATCACAGTGGTGGTGCTGTTCTTTGGACCCTgcattttcatctatttctggCCACTTAGCATCACTTGGGTGGACAAGGTACTTTCTGTGTTTTATACAGTAATTACACCTCTTTTGAATCCAGCCATTTACACactgagaaataaagaaattaaaaatgcagtAAAGCGACTGATAAGTCAGCATAAGAATACAAAgtacaatttttaa
- the LOC133255396 gene encoding olfactory receptor 4F4-like, which yields MEEAKQSVVSEFIFRGLCDSRELQKFLFLPFSALYLMTVLGNLFVAFLTITDSHLHSPIYFLLANLSFVDFSFSSVTTPKLITDFLKDNKTISFGGCMSQILCVHFFGGGEMVLLVTMAYDRCVAICKPLHYSSIMNRQKCIWLVLTSWIIGFVHAASQLAMILDLSFCGPRIVDSFFCDIPEVIKLACTDTHTQRILINADSGVLATTCFILLLISYTYILVTVRLSSKDGSSKALSTCTSHITVVVLFFGPCIFTYLWPPSITWVDKFLAVFYTVITPLLNPAIYTLRNKEIKNAIKRLIS from the coding sequence ATGGAAGAAGCAAAACAGTCCGTGGTATCTGAGTTCATTTTTCGTGGACTCTGTGATTCAAGGGAGCTCCAGAAATTCCTCTTCCTGCCATTTTCTGCACTCTACCTGATGACCGTCCTGGGCAACCTTTTCGTTGCATTCTTAACCATCACTGACTCTCATCTCCATTCCCCAATTTACTTCCTCTTAGCCAATCTCTCATTTGTTGACTTCAGCTTTTCCTCAGTGACCACTCCTAAACTGATCACAGACTTCCTAAAGGATAATAAAACCATCTCCTTTGGGGGTTGCATGAGTCAAATCCTCTGTGTACATTTCTTTGGAGGGGGTGAGATGGTACTGCTTGTGACAATGGCCTATGACCGTTGtgtagccatctgcaagccacTCCATTACTCCAGCATCATGAACAGACAGAAGTGCATCTGGCTAGTATTGACATCATGGATCATTGGCTTTGTGCATGCCGCAAGTCAACTAGCTatgattttagatctttctttCTGTGGACCCAGAATAGTGGACAGCTTTTTCTGTGATATTCCCGAAGTGATCAAACTAGCCTGCACGGATACTCATACTCAGAGAATATTGATAAATGCTGACAGTGGTGTCTTGGCTACAACTTGCTTCATCCTCTTGCTGATCTCTTACACCTACATCCTGGTGACTGTCCGTCTTAGCTCCAAGGATGGGTCATCAAAGGCACTCTCTACCTGTACTTCCCACATCACAGTGGTGGTGCTGTTCTTTGGACCCTGCATCTTCACCTATCTGTGGCCACCCAGCATCACTTGGGTGGATAAGTTCCTTGCTGTGTTTTACACAGTAATCACACCTCTCTTGAATCCAGCCATTTATACACTGAGAAATAAAGAGATTAAGAATGCCATAAAGAGACTGATAAGTTAG